A region of the Oncorhynchus clarkii lewisi isolate Uvic-CL-2024 chromosome 29, UVic_Ocla_1.0, whole genome shotgun sequence genome:
GCCAATCAGAAGACCAACGCTGTCTGCCAGCTCACACGCAGCGCACGCAGCCACATCGGGGGAGTGTACCAGGTAGGAGACACTGACCGTAGTGGTACCTCTGCTTTGTCCTTAACCTGCaccgcaattgctaataacccatccgcaaccGCCTGAGAAATAAGAATCAACTTCCGACTCTCGGAATGGAGGGACTAAAGCTATGTTTTTACTCACATCGAAGTGGGTTTGATGATGAGCAGCTTGTGGAGTCGCACTGGAGCGAGCGTCTAGCTCCAGTTGTCGGATCCTCACCTCCTTGTCAGCTTCTATTTTCCTAATTTCAAGTTCAAaattcatctgtctctctttatctttttgcTCCATTTCTAACCGAGCCAGCCTCACCTTCAGCCTAGCAGTTCCATCTGAACGACCCGAAGCAGAAGATAAAGGATCGAATCGGGGCAATGTAAAAGGGGTACGAGGAACCCCTTCCTCTGCCCTGTCCTCCGACTTGGCATCAGAAGGTCTACCCGTCTTGAATACATGCCATGTCTACTTATTTGCtatattcttttttttattttttagaatttgAATCGGTCTAATCTACTGTTTTTATGTTTACTGGACAGCACATTAGTTCAACTGATACACCAACTCCCTGCATCATTTGTTTTGGCAGTAAGACTGAAGCCAAATACATGTCATTAATATCACAATGAATTGATCCAGAAGTTGGAGTCAACACCTCTATTGGTTTCCGATGCAGCTGGAATCATTTAGTCACTTGTCAGTATACTTATAAAACAAGATGATCCAAACCTCCATTATATACATACTGTAGAACAGCTAGTGAcgtgccagcaacaaacactgacactacacattatgaaagacaagaatgaggtgaaaaaatgattgctgtctatcaacaatgacaagccaccagggtctgacaatctagatggaaaattactgaggataatagcaaaCGATactgccactcctatttgccacatctacTAGaaactgtgtgccctcaggcctggagggaagctaaagtcattccgctacccaagaatagtaaagccccctttactggctcaatcagcctgttaccaacttttagtaaacttctggaaaaaaatagtgtttgaccagatacaatgctatttcacagtaaacaaattgacaacagactttcagcacgcttatagggaaggatgctcaacaagcacagcacttacacaaatgactgatgattggcagagagaaattgatgaataaataaaaattgtgggggctgtcttgttagacttcagtgcagcttttgacattattgatcaaagtctgctgctggaaaaacgtatgtgttctggctttacaccccctgctatattgtggataaagagttacacagagggtgttctataATGGGAGCCTccccaacataatccaggtagaatcaggaattccccagggcagctgtctaggccccttacattTTTAAATTTTCACTAACGACATGCCaatggctttgagtaaagccagtgtgtctgtgtatgcggatgactcaacactatacacgtcagctactacagtgactgaaatgactgcaacactcaacaaagagctacagttagtttcagaatgggtggcaaggaataagttagtcctaaatatttcttaaactaaaaacattgtatttggaacaaatcattcactaaacctcaactaattcttgcaataaataatgtggaaattgagcaagttaagatgactaaactgctggagtaacactagattgtaaactatcatggtcaaaacattgatacagtggtagctaagattgggagaagtctgtccataataaagcgatgctctgccttcttaacaacactatcaacaaggcaggtcctacaggccctagtttctaccttcttaacaacactatcaacaaggcaggtcctacaggccctagtttctaccttcttaacagcactatcaacaaggcaggtcctacaggccttagtttctaccttcttaacagcactatcaacaaggcaggtcctacaggccctagtttctaccttcttaacagcactatcaacaaggcaggtcctacaggccctagttgtgtcgcacctggactactgttcagtcgtgtggttgGGTGCCACAAAGggcttaggaaaattgcaattggctcagaacagggcagcaaggctggcccttggatgtacacagagagctaatattaataatatgcatatcaatctctcctggctcaaagtggatgtgtttgacttcatcactatatttatttatgagaggtattgacatgttgaatgcaccgagctgtctgtttgaactactggcacacagctcggacacccatgcataccccacaagacatctcttcacagtccccaagtccagaacagactatgggaggcgcacagtactacatagagacatgactacatggaactctattccacagtactacatagagccatgactacatggaactctattccacagtactacatagagccatgactacatgggactctattccacagtactacatagagccatgactacatggaactctattccacagtactacatagagccatgactacatggaactctattccacagtaccacatagagccatgactacatggaactctattccacagtactacatagagccatgactacatggaactctattccacagtactacatagagccatgactacatggaactctattccacagtactacatagagccatgactacatggaactctattccacagtactacatagagccatgactacatggaactctattccacagtactacatagagccatgactacatggaactctattccacagtactacatagagccatgactacatggaactctattccacagtactacatagagccatgactacatggaactctattccacagtactacatagagccatgactacatggaactctattccacagtactacatagagtcatgaccacatggaactctattccacattactacatagagacatgactacatggaactctattccacagtactacatagagccatgactacatggaactctattctacacagtactacatagagccatgactacatagaactctattccacagtactacatagagccatgactacatggaactctattccacagtactacatagagccatgactacatggaactctattccacagtactacatagagccatgactacatggaactctaatccacagtactacatagagccatgactacatggaactctaatccacagtactacatagagccatgactacatggaactctattccacagtactacatagagccatgactacatggaactctattccacagtactacatagagccatgactacatggaactctattccacagtactacatagagccatgactacatggaactctattccacagtactacatagagtcatgactacatggaactctattccacagtactacatagagccatgactacatggaactctaatccacagtactacatagagccatgactacatggaactctattccacagtactacatagagccatgactacatggaactctattccacagtactacatagagccatgactacatggaactctattccacagtactacatagagccatgactacatggaactctattccacagtactacatagagccatgactacatggaactctattccacagtactacatagagccatgactacatggaactctattccacagtattacatagagccatgactacatggaactctattccacagtactacatagagacatgactacatggaactctattccacagtactacatagagccatgactaaatggaactctattccacagtactacatagagccatgactacatggaactctattccacagtactacatagagccatgactacatggaactctattccacagtactacatagagccatgactacatggaactctattccacagtactacatagagccatgactacatggaactctattccacagtgctacatagagtcatgactacatggaactctattccacatcaggtaactgatgcagcagtgggatcagatttaaaaacagataaaaatacaccttatggaacagcggggactgtgaagagacacacacaggtacagacaagcatacgcacacacacatatacgatAACATACGtctaccgattatgatttttcaatgccaatatcgattattggaggaccaaaaaagccgatgccgattaatcggacgatttaaaataaaaaaaatacaaatgttttatttgtaataatgacaattacaacaatactgaatgaacacttattttaacttaatataatacatcaataaaatcaatttagcctcaaataaataatgaaacatgttcaatttagtttaaataatgcaaaaacaaagtgttggagaagaaagtaaaagtgcaatatgtgccatgtaagaaagctaacgtttaagttccttgctcagaacatgagaacatatgaaagctggtggttcctttcaacatgagtcttcaatattcccaggtaagaagttttaggttgtagttataataggaattataggactatttctctctataccatttatatttcattaacctttgactattggatgttcttataggcactttagtattgccagtgtaacagtatagcttccatccctctcctcgctcctccctgggcttgaaccaggaacacaacgacaacagccaccctcgaagcagcgttacccatgcagagcaaggggaacaactactccaagtctcagagcgagtgacgtttgaaacgctattagcgtgcgctaactagccagccatttcacatcggttacaccagcctaatctcgggagttgatgggcttgaagtcataaacagcgcaatgcttgacgcacaacgaagagctgctggcaaaacgcacgaaagtgctgtttgaatgaatgtttatacgcctgcttctgcctaccaccgctcaggcAGATACTTAGatacgcaggacacgctagataatatctggtaatatcatcaaccacgtgtagttaactagtgattatgattgattgagaCTTAGatacgcaggacacgctagataatatctggtaatatcatcaaccacgtgtagttaactagtgattatgattgattgattttataagatacgtttaatgctagctaccgacttaccttggcttactgtgGAGTAAGCCACAAGGGGCAGAGTACAACAAggggcaggtcgttattgcgttggactagttaactgtaaggtagCAAGAtcgtttagggccaaatagcattccaatTTGCTTTGTTGTTTTTGGTTGATTTCTTTCCAGCGTGTCAAATAGTTTTACTTTCTCATAAtgtgtttgggtctaattgtgtttctgtcctggggctctgtggggtcagttttgtgtttgtgaacagagccccaggaccagctggctgaggggactccttctctaggttcatctctctgtaggtgagggatTTGTGGTGGGATGCTTTAATCTCAAACCAATCGCATCTACTCACGGCCGCTCAtgttgtaaacacagtccagttcaaagtgaatggcacagatccatatatggcaatggtctatttgcatataggcctactacagctctgattggttatgctgcaccggtctgtgtagagtatgcaatagaatcctactccgatgagttctgcctacaacaaaatctcttgcatagtttgttttggtatgttgcattgaaagtagACATTTttcgttgattcgatcacaattacCACCGTAACAGGGAAAACTTTAGAAAGTTGAATGAAGTTCAATCTGTGCTTCTCTCTTTGGGCTGATATTTAATCTGTCCCTGGGAGCTGCAAGGCTACTGCACACCCACGCGCAGCTTAGAGGGGGCATTGGTCTTCACCAAGAGAGAGAATCTTTGAATctgtgaaagtccagctgaaactgtttggggttacccaataaaaaaatccaagtttatccaaCTCCAAATTTTATCTttttgtataaaaaataaaaaatctgctTGTGATCTCTCTTTCTCAGAAGCTTCAGAGGAACAGAGCAGTGGTACAGGATCAGGAGGAGTGTTTGGTGGCGACACCTGGCCAGGTGTGTGAGGGGGGAGAGAACAACGAGGGGGTCACCTCCCGTACACCCAGGCGCACCCCCGTCCGTTCCACCACACTCATACCTACAACAACCCCCAGAGCCACCGCGCCCAAACGCACCCCTGCCTCAGGCCGCAGGGGGAGGAGAACCCCAGGGCGAAGTCCTGAGGTGACAGGGGTGAAGAACGTGGGAGGGAGGAGGCAGCTGGTTCGGATGGCTGCACTACGAAGCCCCTTCGCATCTCCTAACACTCAGAGCCTCAGACGGTGAGGACACACCCCCATacatgtatacatacacacacacccacacatgtatacatacacacacccacacatgtacaaacatgcagtaccagtcaaaagtttggacacacctagtcattccagggttttttctttatttttactatgttctacattgtagaataatagtgaagacatcaaaactatgaaataacacatatggaatcatgtagtaaccaaaaaacgtgttaaacaaatcaaaatatgttttagattcttcaaagtagccatcctttgccttgatgacagctttgcacacgcttggcattctctcaaccagtttaatgaggaatgcttttccaacagtatttaaggagttcccacatatactgagcacttattggctgcttttccttcactctgcggtccaactcatcccaaaccatctcaattgggttaaggccaggtgattgtggaggccaggttatctgatgcagcactccatcactctccttcttggtcaaatagcccttacacagcctggaggtgtgttggatcattgtcctgttgaaaaacgtaTCAGTCACCAGGTCTGACtgtatagtcccactaagcccaaaccagataggatggtgtatctctgcagaatgctgtgttagtagccatgctggttaagtgtgccttgaattctaaataaatcactgccagtatcaccagcaaagcaccatcacaaatacacatgcagagatcatccatttacccacaccacatctcacaaagacacggtggttagaACCAAATATCTCCAATttgaaaggacagatttccaccagtctaatgtccattgtttgtgttttcttggcccaagcaaatctcttcttcttattgatgtcctttagtagtgttttttttgcagcaattcgaccatgaaggtgtGATTTACAGTCTCCCCTTCcaaacagtttatgttgagattagaggtcgaccgattaatcggaattgccgattaattagggccgatttaaagttttcataacaatcggaaatctgtatttttggacagcGTTTTTtcttttacacctttatttaatctttatttaactagacaagtcagttaaagaacacattcttattttcaatgacggcctaggaacggtgggttaactgcctcgtccaggggcagaacgacagatttgtaccttgtcagctcagggattcaatcttgcaaccttacagttaactagtccaacgctctaaccacctgcctctcattgcactccacgaggagactgcctgttacgcgaatgcagtaagaagccaaggtaagttgctagctagcattaaacttatcttataaaaaacaatcaatcataatcactatttAACTAcgcatggttgatgatattactagtttatcaagcgtgtcctgcgttgcatataatcgatgcggt
Encoded here:
- the LOC139388342 gene encoding uncharacterized protein isoform X1, giving the protein MSSSVMSGVAVWRAHSVLEESDGGESSSPEAPRPDHFRKLRSSSSLNSLRMSLKKRLPLRSVQTNSLPDPELTPDPTWESLQANQKTNAVCQLTRSARSHIGGVYQKLQRNRAVVQDQEECLVATPGQVCEGGENNEGVTSRTPRRTPVRSTTLIPTTTPRATAPKRTPASGRRGRRTPGRSPEVTGVKNVGGRRQLVRMAALRSPFASPNTQSLRRKFGRDLESVSSGLRKLKRLSHAFDDVIGRDDRRTFNYSLIAE
- the LOC139388342 gene encoding uncharacterized protein isoform X3; this translates as MSSSVMSGVAVWRAHSVLEESDGGESSSPEAPRPDHFRKLRSSSSLNSLRMSLKKRLPLRSVQKLQRNRAVVQDQEECLVATPGQVCEGGENNEGVTSRTPRRTPVRSTTLIPTTTPRATAPKRTPASGRRGRRTPGRSPEVTGVKNVGGRRQLVRMAALRSPFASPNTQSLRRKFGRDLESVSSGLRKLKRLSHAFDDVIGRDDRRTFNYSLIAE
- the LOC139388342 gene encoding uncharacterized protein isoform X2, which gives rise to MSSSVMSGVAVWRAHSVLEESDGGESSSPEAPRPDHFRKLRSSSSLNSLRMSLKKRLPLRSVQTNSLPDPELTPDPTWESLQANQKTNAVCQLTRSARSHIGGVYQKLQRNRAVVQDQEECLVATPGQVCEGGENNEGVTSRTPRRTPVRSTTLIPTTTPRATAPKRTPASGRRGRRTPGRSPEVTGVKNVGGRRQLVRMAALRSPFASPNTQSLRRKFGRDLESVSSGLRKLKRLSHAFDDVIGRDDRTFNYSLIAE